Proteins encoded together in one Planctomyces sp. SH-PL14 window:
- a CDS encoding PQQ-binding-like beta-propeller repeat protein, with amino-acid sequence MSTSRVLAAVICLGLWGAPAWAEVINGTLKSIDVEGRTLELENAKGEATSYPLPDSAKFFMMAKAAKIDALEEGQSITVTTDKSGKVTVVRVKKASSQPRATAKAGGGGSKATGSGWAQYGGPNRDNRSTETGLLKSWPASGPEMVANGRGLGIGYSTVTFSDGKILTMGSRGDDEFVVCLDEKTLSEVWSAKIGRTRPDGMGGGPRGTPTIDGDRVYSLGANGDLACLKLADGAPLWSGNILQNFSAQNITWGISESPLIDGDKVIVTPGGQGAGLVALNKNSGKLIWKADIPGNPQTGYSSAIIVETGGMRQYVNFVHTGVVSVRADNGQFLWGNNASANGTANCSSPLEWDGNVFSASGYGTGGALVRLSGSRSGVTAALAYQTKNMKSHHGGMVIDGDYLYGTDEGVLKCLEIKSGNVMWQNRSVGKGAVVYADGQIILRSEEGPVALFEATPKSYVENGRFSPSNRGDRPAWPHPVVFDGKLYLRDQDSLAVYAVK; translated from the coding sequence ATGTCCACCTCCCGCGTCCTGGCTGCGGTGATCTGTCTCGGGCTATGGGGGGCTCCGGCGTGGGCCGAAGTCATCAACGGCACGCTGAAGTCGATCGACGTCGAAGGCCGGACGCTGGAGCTGGAGAACGCGAAGGGAGAGGCGACGAGCTATCCGCTTCCCGACAGCGCCAAGTTCTTCATGATGGCGAAGGCGGCCAAGATCGACGCCCTCGAAGAAGGGCAGTCGATCACGGTGACGACCGACAAGTCGGGCAAAGTGACCGTCGTCCGCGTCAAGAAAGCCTCTTCCCAGCCCCGGGCCACCGCCAAGGCGGGCGGCGGAGGCTCGAAAGCAACCGGCAGCGGATGGGCGCAGTACGGCGGTCCCAACCGCGACAACCGCTCCACCGAAACGGGCCTCCTGAAATCCTGGCCCGCTTCGGGGCCCGAAATGGTGGCGAACGGCCGCGGACTGGGCATCGGCTATTCGACCGTCACGTTCTCCGACGGAAAGATCCTCACAATGGGGAGCCGCGGGGACGACGAATTCGTCGTCTGCCTCGATGAAAAGACCCTCAGCGAAGTCTGGTCCGCCAAGATCGGCCGGACCCGCCCGGACGGAATGGGGGGCGGACCGCGGGGAACCCCGACGATCGACGGCGACCGGGTCTATTCGCTGGGAGCCAACGGCGATCTGGCGTGCCTCAAGCTCGCGGACGGCGCGCCGCTCTGGAGCGGGAACATCCTCCAGAACTTCAGCGCCCAGAACATCACCTGGGGGATCAGCGAGTCCCCCCTGATCGACGGCGACAAGGTGATCGTCACACCGGGAGGGCAGGGGGCGGGACTGGTTGCCCTCAACAAGAACAGTGGAAAGCTGATCTGGAAGGCGGACATCCCGGGAAATCCGCAGACCGGATATTCCTCGGCGATCATCGTTGAGACCGGCGGGATGCGGCAGTACGTCAACTTCGTCCACACCGGCGTTGTCAGCGTCCGGGCGGACAACGGGCAGTTCCTGTGGGGGAACAACGCCTCCGCCAACGGCACCGCGAACTGCTCGTCCCCCCTCGAATGGGACGGGAACGTCTTCAGCGCCTCGGGCTACGGCACCGGCGGCGCGCTCGTCCGGCTGAGCGGGTCGCGGAGCGGCGTTACCGCGGCTCTCGCCTACCAGACAAAGAACATGAAGAGCCACCACGGCGGCATGGTGATCGACGGCGACTACCTCTACGGCACCGACGAAGGGGTGCTGAAGTGCCTGGAGATCAAGTCCGGCAACGTCATGTGGCAGAACCGTTCCGTGGGCAAGGGAGCGGTCGTCTACGCCGACGGACAGATCATCCTGCGAAGCGAGGAAGGGCCGGTGGCCCTCTTCGAAGCGACGCCGAAGTCGTACGTGGAGAACGGCCGCTTCTCGCCATCGAACCGCGGCGACCGCCCGGCGTGGCCGCACCCGGTCGTCTTTGACGGCAAACTGTACCTCCGAGACCAGGACTCTCTGGCGGTCTACGCCGTGAAGTGA
- a CDS encoding prolyl oligopeptidase family serine peptidase, with amino-acid sequence MRFAALWMAVVVAGAGGQGAARADGPGDNLVENVRPIPPAGVDLEPEVRKGLEEKRDALGKTLQTLRQKRDPLTTEFLPDVEIFHRAVDQALKFNEFFDKNEAKSAEKVLAEGEARAAALLEGKTPWTRQTGLVVRGYRSKLDGTCLPYGLVIPDVAFSGGPRMRCDVWCRGRSEKGVELQFIAQRMTQVGPVQPEDTLVLHPFGRYCNANKLAGEVDTLEALEHAQKHYRVDAERIAIRGFSMGGAAAWHLAVHYPDKWFAANPGAGFSETPDFLKVFQSEKLAPTWYEQKLWRMYDCPGWAANLWECPTIAYSGEIDKQKQAADIMEPAVEKEGMVLTHIIGPKTAHAIHPDSLKEIEQRLRGLAKSAGDRTSGIQHFATYTLKYNSAGWFRVHGIKEHWEEARIDAKVSNPIAAEYGGFELAIKTKNVTDFTIQIPPGAKSYETVLGISLTTEENETPIRLGAPVSRMTDGSLAMRVRIDSKKVEVVDLDSELTGLRKRHNLQGPIDDAFMDSFLFVKPSGKAKQPMVEEWVQAEMAHAVKRWRQQMRGDARVKADSEIKDDDIARHNLILWGDPTSNAVLAKIADKLPVKWTESEIIVGDEKFPADKHAPVLIYPNPLNPSKYVVLNSGFTYRAYDDLNNARQVPKLPDWAVIDLTTKPNARWPGKVVAADFFDEGWQLKPKK; translated from the coding sequence ATGAGATTCGCAGCACTGTGGATGGCGGTCGTAGTCGCGGGAGCAGGGGGACAGGGGGCGGCCCGGGCCGACGGGCCGGGGGACAATCTCGTCGAGAATGTCCGCCCGATTCCTCCCGCGGGAGTCGACCTGGAGCCCGAGGTTCGTAAGGGGCTCGAAGAGAAGCGGGACGCGCTGGGAAAGACGCTCCAGACGCTGCGTCAGAAACGCGATCCTCTGACGACCGAGTTTCTGCCGGACGTCGAGATCTTCCATCGGGCGGTCGATCAGGCCCTGAAGTTCAACGAATTCTTCGACAAGAACGAGGCCAAGTCCGCCGAGAAGGTGCTGGCGGAAGGGGAAGCCCGGGCCGCGGCCCTGTTGGAAGGGAAAACCCCCTGGACCCGGCAGACAGGGCTCGTCGTCCGCGGCTACCGGTCGAAGCTCGACGGAACCTGCCTGCCGTACGGACTCGTGATCCCGGACGTCGCCTTCTCCGGCGGCCCGCGGATGCGGTGCGACGTGTGGTGCCGCGGCCGGTCGGAAAAGGGGGTTGAGCTCCAGTTCATCGCCCAGCGGATGACGCAGGTCGGTCCGGTCCAGCCGGAAGACACGCTCGTCCTGCACCCCTTCGGCCGCTACTGCAACGCCAACAAGCTGGCGGGCGAAGTCGACACCCTCGAGGCCCTGGAACACGCGCAGAAGCACTACCGGGTCGACGCCGAGCGGATTGCGATCCGCGGGTTCTCGATGGGAGGGGCCGCGGCGTGGCACCTCGCCGTCCACTATCCGGACAAGTGGTTCGCCGCCAATCCCGGTGCCGGCTTCTCCGAGACGCCGGACTTTCTCAAGGTCTTCCAGAGCGAGAAGCTGGCCCCGACGTGGTACGAGCAGAAGCTGTGGCGGATGTATGACTGCCCCGGCTGGGCAGCCAACCTCTGGGAGTGCCCGACGATCGCTTACAGCGGTGAGATCGACAAGCAGAAGCAGGCGGCCGACATCATGGAGCCGGCGGTCGAGAAGGAGGGGATGGTCCTCACGCACATCATCGGCCCCAAGACCGCTCACGCGATCCATCCGGATTCGCTGAAGGAGATCGAGCAGCGGCTCCGCGGTCTGGCGAAGTCGGCGGGAGACCGGACTTCCGGCATCCAGCACTTTGCGACCTACACCCTCAAGTACAACTCCGCGGGCTGGTTTCGTGTGCACGGTATCAAGGAGCACTGGGAAGAGGCCCGGATCGATGCCAAGGTCTCCAACCCGATCGCGGCGGAGTACGGCGGGTTCGAGCTGGCGATCAAGACGAAGAACGTGACCGATTTCACGATCCAGATTCCGCCGGGGGCGAAGTCCTACGAGACGGTCCTGGGGATCTCGCTCACGACCGAGGAGAATGAGACGCCGATCCGGCTGGGGGCTCCGGTTTCGCGGATGACCGACGGTTCGCTGGCGATGCGGGTCCGGATCGACTCGAAGAAGGTGGAGGTGGTCGATCTCGATTCGGAGCTCACCGGCCTCCGCAAGCGGCACAATCTCCAGGGGCCGATCGACGACGCCTTCATGGACTCGTTCCTGTTCGTGAAGCCGAGCGGCAAGGCGAAGCAGCCGATGGTGGAGGAGTGGGTGCAGGCGGAGATGGCGCATGCGGTGAAGCGGTGGCGGCAGCAGATGCGGGGGGACGCCCGGGTGAAGGCGGACAGCGAGATCAAGGACGACGACATCGCCCGGCATAATCTCATCCTGTGGGGGGACCCGACGTCGAACGCCGTGCTGGCGAAGATTGCGGACAAGCTGCCGGTGAAGTGGACGGAGAGCGAGATCATCGTTGGCGACGAGAAGTTTCCGGCGGACAAGCACGCTCCGGTTCTGATCTATCCGAATCCGCTCAACCCGTCGAAGTACGTTGTCCTGAACAGCGGGTTCACGTACCGGGCCTATGACGATCTCAACAATGCCCGTCAGGTCCCGAAGCTGCCGGACTGGGCGGTGATCGACCTGACGACGAAGCCGAATGCCCGGTGGCCGGGGAAAGTTGTGGCGGCGGACTTTTTTGATGAAGGGTGGCAGCTCAAGCCGAAGAAGTAG
- a CDS encoding pyruvate carboxyltransferase has translation MFGFLRGARRRVTRIVKEQVIRHHKRSGTVLFSDTTLRDGEQMPGATLDPDDKLRIAQALEALGIHSLDAGFPASSEADRIAIRKMVPEVPGLVLTALCRTVKGDIDAADEALAGRAVHKRGVSLFCGTSPLHRQFKLQKSEAEILTLITDAVRYAAEKFEIVTIGPEDASRTELPFLCQVLRESIDAGATSIGFTDTVGILTPDRTRDMIRHIQDHVPNLEKALFGVHFHNDLGLAVANTLTAIQEGVNVVQGTINGIGERAGNIPLEEVAIAMDLNRDLYGPPGRLDMTRLTSVCRLVSELTGIPIPVNKPVAGENLFATEAGIHQDGLLKNPDTYLPYRPERIGAEGIRLILGRHSGRSAVARRLEELGVQASADDVSRVLEQIKQLPKGVRVTDDWLRTAAKC, from the coding sequence ATGTTCGGATTCCTCCGCGGAGCCCGCCGCCGCGTCACCCGCATCGTCAAAGAACAGGTGATCCGCCATCACAAACGGTCCGGCACCGTCCTCTTCAGCGACACCACGCTCCGCGACGGCGAACAAATGCCCGGAGCCACCCTCGACCCCGACGACAAACTCCGCATCGCCCAGGCCCTCGAAGCCCTCGGCATCCACTCCCTCGATGCCGGCTTCCCCGCCTCCTCCGAAGCCGACCGCATCGCCATCCGCAAGATGGTCCCCGAAGTCCCGGGACTCGTCCTCACCGCCCTCTGCCGGACAGTCAAGGGAGACATCGACGCCGCCGACGAAGCCCTTGCCGGACGCGCCGTTCACAAGCGGGGAGTGAGCCTCTTCTGCGGCACCAGCCCCCTCCACCGGCAGTTCAAACTCCAGAAGTCCGAAGCGGAGATCCTCACCCTCATCACGGACGCCGTCCGCTACGCCGCCGAAAAGTTCGAGATCGTCACCATCGGCCCCGAGGACGCCAGCCGGACCGAACTCCCCTTCCTCTGCCAAGTCCTCCGCGAGTCGATCGACGCCGGAGCGACGTCGATCGGCTTCACCGACACCGTCGGAATCCTCACCCCCGACCGGACGCGGGACATGATCCGCCACATTCAGGATCACGTCCCGAACCTCGAAAAGGCCCTCTTCGGCGTCCACTTCCACAACGACCTGGGACTGGCGGTCGCCAACACGCTGACTGCGATCCAGGAGGGGGTCAACGTGGTGCAGGGGACGATCAACGGGATCGGCGAACGGGCGGGAAACATCCCGCTGGAAGAGGTCGCGATCGCGATGGACCTCAACCGCGACCTCTACGGCCCCCCCGGCCGGCTCGACATGACGAGGCTGACTTCGGTCTGCCGGCTCGTCTCAGAGCTGACCGGCATTCCGATCCCGGTGAACAAGCCGGTCGCGGGTGAGAACCTCTTCGCCACGGAGGCGGGGATTCATCAGGACGGGCTGCTGAAGAACCCGGATACGTATCTTCCTTATCGTCCCGAGCGGATCGGAGCGGAGGGGATCCGCCTGATCCTCGGCCGCCACAGCGGACGGAGCGCGGTCGCCCGCCGGTTGGAGGAGCTTGGGGTGCAGGCGTCGGCTGACGACGTTTCCCGCGTCCTCGAGCAGATCAAACAGCTGCCGAAAGGGGTCCGGGTCACTGACGACTGGCTCCGAACCGCGGCCAAATGCTGA
- a CDS encoding hydantoinase B/oxoprolinase family protein, which yields MVTTPGTAPPLWQFAIDVGGTFTDCVAISPRGQVRTFKTLSSGRTKGTVSRIFDLQILEDPIRSRDADGFWIGARLFVTGGPAEGLPILDSHAGGGRLRLEGKLPPTVVAGTPYEIVTGEEAPVLGIRWLLGLRLGEPLPPCDVKLGTTRGTNALLERRGARVGFVTTKGFGDILLIGDQARPKLFELAIRKPEPLFQQSVEVDERLAADGAVLIPLDRDSARARLEELRQAGIDSVAIALLHAYRNPVHEQALAAMARELGFREVVTSHEVSSTIKLVPRGESTVVDAYLNPILRDYVTRIASQLQGETHAGTGKSEMPPFPRANAERFERFLSEKGLRPTQERSLILEAILAFPKAFEVEELVQHLALSPGGGRISRSTVYRTLNLLHEAGDLQVITTDLFPDRYELVPASSVRSGTRLQLMTSSGGLVEPSAFSGRDSILSGPAGGVIGFSLTAARAGFPRSIGFDMGGTSTDVSRYDGRWELEYESRKAGVRITAPMLAIETVAAGGGSICRFDGVKLVVGPESAGSDPGPACYGRGGPLTITDCNVALGRIVTDHFPFVLDRDAIDHRLEELAAVVEHGTGQRMSPEEIAAGFIDIANAHMARAIRRISIAKGYDPADYALAVFGGAGAQHACALARQLGMTDIVIHPLAGALSAYGIACADAVQHASRSLLRPLSEFAVGQLDAVFAELETEVRTGLNAAEGSVGLVRSLDLRYLGLESAVTIVEPKDGNYAAAYEAEHERQFGYRRSGRAIEAVVARVEGRVSRELPPSPGSERRWKRGDETRVVIAGGWRTCPTFVRDPAGVVESVGGPALLAESMTTVFVEEGFRAAFAEDGSIVLRYLGGADRQAQDDDLEHPHPVRLEVFNNQFASIAEQMGETLRRTSVSTNVKERLDYSCAVFDGQGALVVNAPHIPVHLGAMAQTVQCVLRDNPDLKPGDVVLTNDPFRGGSHLPDLTVVTPVFDDAGAKILFVVASRAHHAEIGGIVPGSMPPFSRNLAEEGVLIRNFHVVRQGAFQEEELRQRLGQTPGNSAASPVSYPSRRPDDNVADIMAQIAANQTGVRLLGRLAAEESLPVVERYMRFIREAAARKVRQALAARPDGEVRCVDYLDDGTPIAVRITITGDQATVDFEGTGPVLATNLNANSAIVTAAVLYVFRTLIDEEIPLNGGVLDPVTIRIPECLLNPPPHDDPRRCAAIVGGNVETSQRVVDVLLAALGLAAASQGTMNNLTFGDGTFGYYETICGGSGATSGADGADAVHTHMTNTRLTDPEILEHRYPVRLRRFAIRRGSGGPGQHSGGDGIVRELEFLAPLSVSILSQRRGAFPPPGLQGGTAGAIGNNRLIHVSGDTEDLGGCAQREVVSGERLVIETPGGGGFGTIPSEGG from the coding sequence ATGGTCACCACCCCCGGCACCGCACCTCCCCTCTGGCAGTTCGCCATCGACGTCGGCGGAACCTTCACCGACTGCGTCGCCATCTCCCCCCGCGGCCAAGTCCGAACCTTCAAAACCCTCAGCTCCGGCCGCACCAAAGGAACCGTCAGCCGGATCTTCGACCTCCAGATCCTCGAAGACCCCATCCGCTCCCGCGACGCCGACGGCTTCTGGATCGGAGCCCGCCTCTTCGTCACCGGAGGCCCCGCCGAAGGCCTCCCGATCCTCGACTCCCACGCCGGCGGCGGACGACTGCGGCTCGAAGGAAAACTCCCGCCGACGGTCGTCGCCGGAACCCCCTACGAAATCGTGACCGGCGAGGAAGCTCCCGTCCTCGGCATCCGCTGGCTGCTCGGCCTGCGACTCGGCGAACCGCTCCCCCCGTGCGACGTCAAACTCGGAACAACACGCGGCACGAACGCCCTCCTTGAACGAAGGGGAGCCCGCGTCGGCTTCGTCACGACAAAAGGTTTCGGCGACATCCTCCTGATTGGCGATCAGGCTCGGCCTAAGCTCTTCGAGCTGGCGATCCGCAAACCGGAGCCGCTGTTCCAGCAGTCTGTCGAGGTCGACGAACGCCTCGCCGCCGACGGTGCCGTTCTCATTCCGCTCGACCGGGATTCAGCCCGAGCCCGGCTCGAAGAGCTGCGCCAGGCGGGCATTGACTCCGTCGCGATCGCGCTCCTGCACGCCTACCGCAATCCCGTCCACGAGCAGGCGCTGGCCGCCATGGCCCGCGAACTGGGCTTCCGCGAGGTCGTCACCTCCCACGAAGTCTCGTCGACGATCAAGCTCGTCCCCCGCGGCGAGAGCACGGTTGTTGATGCCTACCTCAACCCGATCCTGCGGGACTACGTGACGCGGATCGCATCCCAGCTCCAAGGAGAGACTCATGCGGGGACGGGCAAATCCGAAATGCCCCCGTTTCCCCGGGCGAATGCCGAACGGTTCGAGCGGTTTCTGTCGGAGAAAGGATTGCGCCCGACCCAGGAGCGAAGCCTCATTCTGGAGGCAATCCTGGCGTTCCCGAAGGCCTTTGAAGTCGAAGAGCTCGTTCAACATCTGGCTCTCTCCCCCGGCGGAGGGCGGATCTCACGGTCGACGGTCTATCGAACTCTCAACCTGCTGCACGAGGCCGGAGACCTTCAGGTCATCACAACTGACCTGTTTCCCGATCGATACGAGCTCGTCCCCGCCTCTTCGGTCCGCAGCGGCACCCGGCTGCAGCTCATGACCTCCTCCGGAGGACTGGTCGAACCGAGTGCCTTTTCCGGCCGGGACAGCATCCTGTCGGGCCCGGCGGGCGGCGTGATCGGATTCTCGCTGACGGCGGCCCGGGCCGGCTTTCCCCGGTCGATCGGGTTCGACATGGGGGGGACGAGCACCGACGTCTCCCGCTACGACGGGCGATGGGAGCTGGAATACGAAAGCCGCAAGGCGGGAGTGCGGATCACCGCTCCGATGCTGGCGATCGAAACGGTCGCCGCCGGCGGCGGGAGCATCTGCCGCTTCGACGGCGTGAAGCTCGTCGTCGGACCCGAAAGCGCCGGCTCCGACCCCGGCCCCGCCTGCTACGGCCGCGGTGGACCGCTGACGATCACGGACTGCAACGTCGCGCTTGGTCGGATCGTGACGGACCATTTTCCCTTCGTCCTCGATCGGGACGCGATCGACCACCGGCTGGAGGAACTGGCGGCCGTCGTTGAACACGGCACCGGCCAGCGGATGTCGCCCGAAGAGATCGCGGCGGGCTTCATCGACATCGCCAACGCCCACATGGCCCGAGCCATCCGGCGGATCTCGATCGCCAAAGGGTACGACCCGGCGGATTACGCCCTGGCGGTCTTCGGCGGCGCCGGAGCCCAGCACGCCTGTGCCCTCGCCCGGCAGTTGGGCATGACGGACATCGTCATTCACCCGCTCGCCGGTGCGCTGAGCGCCTACGGGATCGCCTGTGCCGATGCCGTTCAGCACGCCTCCCGGTCTCTGCTGCGTCCGCTGTCGGAGTTCGCTGTCGGTCAGTTGGACGCGGTCTTCGCCGAGCTGGAGACCGAAGTCCGGACCGGATTGAACGCGGCCGAGGGCTCCGTCGGGCTCGTCCGGTCTCTGGATCTGCGATACCTCGGCCTCGAGTCCGCTGTCACGATCGTTGAGCCCAAGGACGGAAATTACGCCGCCGCCTACGAAGCCGAGCACGAGCGGCAGTTCGGTTACCGTCGATCGGGCCGGGCGATCGAAGCGGTCGTCGCCCGCGTCGAGGGACGCGTCTCACGGGAACTGCCCCCCTCGCCGGGCTCGGAACGACGCTGGAAACGCGGGGACGAGACCCGCGTCGTCATCGCCGGCGGATGGCGGACCTGTCCGACGTTCGTCCGCGATCCCGCGGGCGTGGTCGAATCGGTCGGCGGCCCCGCCCTCCTGGCGGAGTCGATGACCACGGTCTTCGTCGAGGAGGGTTTTCGAGCCGCCTTCGCCGAGGACGGTTCGATCGTTCTGCGGTATCTCGGAGGGGCGGACCGGCAGGCCCAGGACGACGATCTCGAACACCCCCACCCTGTCCGCCTCGAAGTGTTCAACAACCAGTTCGCCTCGATCGCCGAGCAGATGGGAGAGACACTCCGGCGGACCTCCGTCTCGACGAACGTGAAGGAGCGGCTCGACTACAGCTGCGCGGTGTTCGATGGACAGGGAGCTTTGGTCGTCAACGCCCCTCACATTCCGGTGCACCTCGGTGCGATGGCTCAGACGGTCCAGTGCGTCCTCCGTGACAACCCCGACTTGAAACCGGGCGATGTGGTCCTGACGAACGACCCGTTCCGCGGCGGCTCCCACCTCCCCGACCTGACCGTCGTCACGCCGGTGTTCGACGATGCCGGAGCGAAGATTCTCTTCGTCGTCGCCAGCCGCGCTCACCACGCCGAAATCGGTGGAATCGTCCCCGGCAGCATGCCCCCCTTCTCCCGGAATCTCGCCGAGGAAGGGGTTCTGATTCGGAACTTCCATGTCGTCCGCCAGGGGGCGTTCCAGGAAGAGGAACTGCGTCAACGGCTCGGGCAGACCCCGGGGAACTCGGCAGCGTCGCCGGTCTCCTACCCCTCCCGCCGGCCGGACGACAACGTCGCCGACATCATGGCCCAGATCGCCGCCAACCAGACCGGCGTCCGCCTTCTTGGCCGACTCGCCGCGGAGGAATCGCTGCCGGTCGTCGAGCGGTACATGCGGTTCATCCGCGAGGCGGCGGCCCGCAAGGTTCGCCAGGCCCTCGCCGCCCGCCCCGACGGAGAGGTGCGCTGCGTCGACTACCTCGACGACGGAACGCCGATCGCCGTCCGGATCACGATCACGGGCGATCAGGCGACCGTCGATTTCGAGGGAACCGGCCCGGTCCTGGCGACCAATCTCAATGCGAATTCCGCCATCGTGACGGCGGCGGTGCTCTATGTGTTCCGGACCCTCATCGACGAGGAGATCCCTCTCAACGGCGGCGTACTCGACCCGGTGACGATCCGCATCCCGGAGTGTCTCCTGAATCCCCCGCCCCACGACGACCCGCGGCGGTGCGCGGCGATCGTCGGCGGAAACGTCGAAACCTCCCAACGCGTCGTCGATGTGCTCCTGGCCGCCCTTGGCCTGGCGGCCGCCAGCCAGGGAACGATGAACAACCTCACCTTCGGCGACGGGACGTTCGGGTACTACGAAACGATCTGCGGCGGCAGCGGAGCAACCTCCGGCGCCGATGGAGCGGACGCCGTCCACACCCACATGACGAACACCCGCCTGACCGATCCCGAGATCCTCGAACACCGCTACCCGGTCCGATTGCGGCGCTTCGCCATCCGCCGCGGCTCCGGAGGCCCCGGCCAGCACAGCGGAGGAGACGGGATCGTCCGGGAGCTTGAGTTCCTCGCCCCTCTCAGCGTCTCCATCCTCTCTCAACGCCGGGGAGCGTTTCCCCCTCCCGGTTTGCAGGGAGGGACGGCCGGGGCGATCGGGAACAACCGCCTGATCCATGTTTCGGGGGATACCGAGGACCTCGGCGGGTGCGCCCAGCGGGAAGTTGTTTCCGGAGAAAGACTTGTGATCGAGACGCCCGGGGGCGGCGGATTTGGGACAATACCATCGGAAGGAGGATGA
- the fabF gene encoding beta-ketoacyl-ACP synthase II has product MRRRVVVTGLGCITPVGNTIESMWKSLQEGKSGIDFISHFDASAYPTKFAAEVRGFQLGDYVDNPDRFAYSGRNIRFAIGAATQAVRDAGLGENHDPARFGVYLGAGEGQQDFVLFMSTLADAQKNGDFDMEMFTRLGLERMNPRFEMEQEPNMPAGHLASLFNAQGPNLNCLTACAASSQAIGEATEIIRQGEADIMLSGGAHSMIHPFGVTGFNLLTALSTRNECPPKASRPFDRDRDGFVLGEGAGMLILEELEHAKARGARIYGEVAGYGSTADAYRITDIHPEGRGATSCIKMALNDARINVEDISYINAHGTSTEVNDKVETGAIKRSFGDHARKVAISSTKSMMGHLIAAAGSAEAIVCLLAMRDSVLPPTINYETPDPECDLDYVPNTPRTGTVRHALSNSFGFGGQNVSLIFSQFKG; this is encoded by the coding sequence ATGAGACGGCGCGTCGTTGTGACGGGTTTGGGCTGCATTACGCCCGTAGGAAACACCATTGAGTCGATGTGGAAGTCCCTCCAGGAGGGAAAGAGCGGCATCGACTTCATCTCGCACTTCGACGCCTCCGCCTATCCGACCAAGTTCGCTGCCGAAGTCCGCGGGTTCCAGCTCGGGGACTACGTCGATAATCCTGACCGCTTCGCTTACTCGGGCCGGAACATCCGCTTCGCAATCGGCGCCGCCACGCAGGCGGTCCGCGACGCCGGCCTGGGCGAGAACCACGACCCGGCCCGCTTTGGTGTCTATCTCGGCGCCGGCGAAGGCCAGCAGGACTTCGTCCTCTTCATGTCGACCCTCGCCGACGCGCAGAAGAACGGCGACTTCGACATGGAGATGTTCACCCGTCTCGGCCTCGAGCGGATGAACCCCCGGTTCGAAATGGAGCAGGAGCCGAACATGCCGGCCGGACACCTGGCCAGCCTGTTCAACGCCCAGGGACCGAACCTCAACTGTCTCACCGCCTGTGCCGCCTCCAGCCAGGCGATCGGCGAGGCGACCGAAATCATCCGTCAGGGCGAAGCGGACATCATGCTCTCGGGTGGGGCCCACAGCATGATTCACCCGTTCGGCGTGACGGGCTTCAACCTCCTCACCGCTCTCTCGACCCGCAATGAGTGTCCGCCGAAGGCCTCGCGTCCGTTCGACCGGGACCGCGACGGGTTCGTTCTAGGGGAAGGAGCAGGAATGCTCATCCTCGAAGAACTAGAACATGCCAAGGCGCGCGGAGCTCGCATATATGGAGAGGTTGCGGGTTATGGGTCGACTGCGGATGCTTATCGGATTACCGACATTCATCCGGAAGGCCGCGGCGCGACGAGCTGCATTAAGATGGCTCTGAACGACGCCCGCATTAATGTCGAGGACATCAGCTACATTAACGCGCACGGGACGAGCACCGAGGTCAACGATAAGGTCGAGACCGGCGCGATCAAGCGGTCCTTCGGCGATCACGCCCGGAAGGTGGCGATTTCCAGCACGAAGAGCATGATGGGACACCTCATCGCCGCGGCCGGAAGCGCCGAGGCGATCGTCTGTCTGCTGGCGATGCGGGACAGCGTTCTGCCGCCGACCATTAACTACGAAACGCCGGATCCGGAGTGCGACTTGGACTATGTGCCCAATACTCCCCGGACAGGAACGGTCCGCCATGCCCTCTCGAATAGCTTCGGTTTCGGCGGCCAGAATGTTTCCTTGATCTTTTCCCAATTTAAGGGGTAG